A window from Leptospira fletcheri encodes these proteins:
- the fbp gene encoding class 1 fructose-bisphosphatase: MSLSQYLIEEQLKLPQATGDFTALMSHLVYAAKIVSREVRKAGLLDNILGSTDQTNVQGETVMKLDEYADRIFTHTLTRCGHLCVMGSEEQEDIVPVPAGYKIGKYTIAIDPLDGSSNIDANVSIGTIFSVHLRSSPQGTPGTKEDLLQKGAKQRAAGYIVYGSSTMLVLSVGVGKGVSGFTLDPSCGEFILSHPEMKMPESGGIYSINEGNYNYWSDEVKNYIRDIKSIEGGRKPQSARYIGSLVADFHRNLLKGGIFLYPNDTKSSKYPKGKLRLLYEVAPMALIAEQAGGMAVTVEGKRILDLQPSELHERTTFIVGSKKEVEHFLTFVKK, from the coding sequence ATGAGCTTATCTCAGTATTTGATCGAGGAGCAATTAAAACTTCCTCAGGCAACGGGGGATTTTACGGCATTGATGAGCCATTTGGTCTACGCAGCCAAAATCGTTTCCCGAGAAGTAAGAAAGGCCGGACTTCTGGACAATATTCTCGGTTCCACCGATCAGACGAACGTCCAGGGAGAGACGGTCATGAAACTGGACGAATATGCGGATCGGATTTTCACGCATACGTTGACCCGCTGCGGACATTTATGCGTGATGGGTAGCGAAGAACAGGAGGACATTGTCCCCGTTCCTGCCGGCTATAAGATCGGAAAATATACGATCGCGATCGATCCTCTGGACGGATCCTCCAATATAGACGCAAACGTTTCAATAGGAACGATTTTTTCGGTCCACCTCAGGAGTTCTCCCCAAGGAACCCCGGGCACGAAGGAAGACCTTCTCCAAAAGGGAGCCAAACAAAGAGCCGCAGGTTATATCGTCTACGGTTCTTCCACCATGTTGGTTCTCTCGGTCGGAGTCGGAAAAGGAGTCTCCGGCTTTACCTTGGATCCTTCCTGCGGAGAATTCATTCTTTCTCATCCGGAAATGAAAATGCCGGAATCGGGAGGCATCTATTCCATCAACGAGGGAAATTATAATTACTGGTCCGACGAAGTGAAAAATTACATCAGAGACATCAAGTCCATTGAGGGCGGAAGAAAGCCCCAATCGGCTCGTTATATCGGTTCTCTCGTCGCGGATTTCCATCGGAATTTATTGAAGGGCGGAATTTTCCTATATCCCAATGATACGAAGTCTTCCAAATACCCCAAAGGAAAATTGAGACTTTTGTACGAGGTCGCACCCATGGCTTTGATCGCGGAACAAGCGGGCGGTATGGCCGTAACAGTGGAAGGGAAGAGAATCCTCGATTTACAACCTTCCGAACTGCATGAAAGGACGACTTTTATCGTTGGATCCAAAAAGGAAGTGGAGCATTTCCTGACCTTCGTCAAAAAATAA
- a CDS encoding RNA polymerase sigma factor — MENSEKTISQTIERIHKSEYGQILASLVNTFGDWDLAEEALQESFLAAVQQWEQQGVPKRPGAWLLVVARRKALDRIRKNKPVTVDPGNLENRSFSSEREIQYEEEEIADERLKLIFTCCHPALPMEHRIALTLRALGGLTTQEIASAFLVPVPTLAQRLVRAKKKIKESGIPFYIPPIHLLPERIESVLAVIYLIFTEGYASTSGDVLIRKELCDEAIRLCRMLEILIRKNLLSPDIPDEELSEVWGLLSLMLLNHSRRNSRIDSSGRIVLLDEQDRTLWNREEIQEGLALLQKALSLGSVGPYLVQAAIGAEHAISSHSSRTDWKKIAEWYELLLKMEDTPVIRLNHAVAVSIAEGPERGLLLLSALGKDLSSYAPYYLAVADVQKRLGSSESAKESYAQALAFTNNEVEKEFIRSKFDETR; from the coding sequence ATGGAGAATTCGGAAAAGACGATTTCCCAAACCATCGAACGGATCCATAAAAGCGAATACGGCCAAATCCTAGCTTCCCTCGTAAACACGTTCGGAGACTGGGATTTGGCCGAGGAAGCTCTTCAGGAATCCTTCTTGGCGGCAGTCCAACAATGGGAACAGCAGGGTGTTCCGAAGCGACCGGGAGCCTGGCTCCTCGTAGTTGCCCGAAGAAAAGCCTTGGATAGAATCCGTAAAAACAAGCCAGTCACCGTAGATCCGGGAAATTTGGAGAATCGATCCTTTTCTTCCGAAAGAGAAATCCAGTACGAGGAGGAAGAAATTGCGGACGAAAGACTAAAGCTGATTTTTACCTGCTGTCACCCCGCTTTACCCATGGAACATCGGATCGCTCTCACTTTGCGCGCATTAGGCGGATTAACCACGCAGGAAATCGCTTCCGCTTTTCTGGTTCCTGTTCCGACCTTGGCGCAAAGACTCGTCCGAGCAAAGAAAAAAATCAAGGAATCAGGAATTCCTTTTTATATTCCGCCTATCCACTTACTACCGGAACGAATCGAATCCGTTTTGGCGGTAATCTATCTGATTTTTACGGAAGGATACGCGTCCACAAGCGGCGACGTGCTGATCCGCAAGGAATTGTGCGACGAGGCGATCCGACTTTGCAGAATGCTGGAAATTCTGATTCGAAAGAATCTGCTTTCTCCAGATATTCCGGATGAGGAGTTGAGCGAGGTTTGGGGACTTCTCTCCTTGATGTTGTTAAACCACTCCAGAAGAAATTCACGGATCGATTCTTCCGGAAGGATCGTATTGTTAGACGAACAGGATCGGACATTATGGAATCGGGAGGAGATCCAGGAAGGCTTGGCCTTATTGCAAAAAGCGCTTTCCTTAGGTAGTGTCGGTCCCTACCTGGTGCAGGCAGCGATCGGTGCGGAACATGCGATTTCCTCGCATTCCTCCCGGACGGATTGGAAGAAAATTGCCGAATGGTATGAGTTGCTTCTAAAAATGGAGGACACCCCCGTAATACGGCTCAATCACGCGGTGGCGGTCTCTATTGCGGAAGGCCCGGAAAGAGGCCTCCTTTTGTTGAGCGCTCTCGGAAAGGATCTCTCTTCTTACGCACCGTACTATCTGGCCGTAGCCGACGTTCAGAAAAGATTAGGTTCGTCAGAATCGGCAAAGGAATCCTACGCGCAGGCGTTGGCTTTTACAAACAACGAAGTGGAAAAGGAATTCATCCGATCCAAATTCGACGAAACCAGATAA
- a CDS encoding YciI family protein → MKYQLLIYIDEKLEASRSKQELEQRSEDYTTYTQELLKSGKMVGGDRLHPTSSAATVKLREGKRITTHGPFAETKEQLGGYYLVDCSNLDEALDWAAKCPGAKHGTMEVRPVYDLGPKPN, encoded by the coding sequence ATGAAGTACCAACTTCTAATTTATATAGATGAAAAGCTCGAGGCATCCAGATCCAAACAGGAGCTGGAGCAAAGGTCTGAGGATTACACCACCTATACTCAGGAACTTTTAAAGTCCGGAAAAATGGTCGGAGGAGACAGGCTCCATCCTACCTCGTCCGCCGCAACGGTGAAACTTCGGGAAGGAAAAAGAATCACAACCCACGGACCTTTTGCCGAGACAAAGGAACAACTCGGAGGTTACTATTTAGTGGACTGTTCGAATTTGGACGAGGCTTTGGACTGGGCCGCAAAATGCCCCGGAGCCAAGCATGGAACCATGGAAGTTCGACCAGTCTATGACCTGGGACCGAAACCGAATTGA